One Emys orbicularis isolate rEmyOrb1 chromosome 20, rEmyOrb1.hap1, whole genome shotgun sequence genomic window, GAGCGGGACGTTTACCATCATCTGCCAGGAGACAGCACACACAGCATGAGTCAATGGGGTTATTAAACTCTCTTCATGGCCTAGTTCCATAGAAGAACATGTTAACTGGGTCCTTAACACCCCTTGCCACCGGTGGCTTTGGTATGTTCCACTTCCAACAGGAATTGACAGCCTGATCCTGCCATCAGAgatgaatgggagctgcagccagcaaAAGGGGTGGGAGTGCTTTTTAGtgaagacccccccacccccacccccgttcctTTAGAGATGACTGCACGGCTCCCGGGGTGCTGAGATAcacagccttccccacccccaccccgatccAAGTCCAAATACACCCCAGCATGGCAGCTGCAGGAAGGTGTCACCCAGGAGAGTTGGTGGCTCTCAAGCCAGGTTCACGGCGGGCAGGTGCATCTGACTCACAATAGCCACTGGCACTGGCTGACCCCACCTTTGCTGGCGGTCTGAGCAGAGGGGTggaggactgaatgggccattgGAATCTGAATTCCCCCTCTCATCCCTCCCAGGTCAGGAAGACAGCACAGTCAGGGTGATGcctgccctccctctgcccaggttgtacacactgtgtggaTATGCAGAAGACTTCATTCGTCCGGGATCTCAGTCCTGTGGTTGGGCTCATGCTGCTAAGAAGCAcaacagagctctgcttccttaAAATGAGCAACACCTCATGCTATGGTGACAGAACGTCTGCATCTGTGCTGGGACCCAAGGCTTGTTTGTGACAGAGGAAGACGCTGCTACGTTTTTACCTGTGCTGCGAAGTCTGGGTTCTGGGAGAGAGTCTGCATCATACTGCGCATGTAAGGGGCAGAGATCATGTTCTGCATCAGCTGGGGGTTCTCCGAAATCTGCTGCAGGAGACCTTGCATCTCTGGGCTGTTAAACATCCCTGCAGCAATACGGGAGAGAGCAAAACTTACAAGCCTGATCGCAGCTAACACAGGAGCTAAAAGCAAACACGAAACACCGAGAAGATGGAGGCCGTGTCTGAATTTAGTGTTGGTAGAAGGTGGAGCACACAGCGACACTGAGCAATCTTGATGTTCATTTCCCACCGGTTGGTCTTCGTAAGAGAAAGGGTCAGAGGGTAAGTCAACACATGCTCCCCACGATTTGAGATTTTCAAGTGGGACGTGGGGGTGTGGATGCTGGAGAGGAAATCCAGCAGAGTAGTGGTTAACCCTTTTCAGGCTGGGTAAGTAAATAAGCCAAGGATGGGATAAACCAATACATGGAAATGCCCTCATCTTaaacagcagcagcccagggagactacaaatcccagcatgcaatgctccatcttgaGCAGCCAGGCAGGAAGTACTTTGTCTCCATGGGCTCCCCCTACAGCTGCTACCTGTCTCATCCTGTGCACATGGAGAACCCCAATGCACCTGAGCTCCCAATGCAGCCCTTGGACAGGCACACGAGGAATAACCCATTCTAGTTTGCCACAGGGCCAGAATGGCCAATCTGATGAACTCAGCCGCTACAGCAaacatacaaatgctagaagtaaTCTGATGCCATCTACATCTGACTGGTTTGTCCTGTCACCGGCGCCTCGCTGCTGGGTACGTACCGGTTCCCAGGTTGGCAGCGCTGATCCCAAAGGGATTGGATACAGTGGGTGTGCTTTGGGTTGTCGTTGATCCGGTACTCCCTTCGCTGCTGGGTACCTGGGCTTGGGAGGTGGGCGGCGTGGGGCTCCAGGGGTTGGGTAAAGGCTCTCTATTTTCCGTCCGTAAAGGCTGGGAGCTCGAGCTGTCGGAGTTCCCAGCCAAGGATGAGAAAGGATTGTTGCCAAActagaaaaagagagagatcgCTGAATCAGACACCGTAAAGGAGAGGAGCAGACTAAACCCACCGCCGCACAAGAATACCAGGCTCTTCTATAGCGCTTTTCACCAGCAGAGCCCAAAgcgcttcacaatctttaatgcgtTCAGCCTCACAGGACGGTGCTATTATACCCGGCTTtcactgaggcacaaaggggctaagtgacttgtccaaggtcatacagggagtctgtggcgagcagggaactgaacccggGTCTCTCAAGTCTTAGGCTAGGGCCTTAACCATCCTGCCTCTTCTGTGCTCCGTGTGTTCCACTGACACCTGCAGATCACATTTACCAGGACTTGCAACACCCTCTGTGCAGTTTCCCTGTTGAGGAATCTGCACCAGACCATACAGACAGCTGGACAAATTAGCTCTATCACcacctgcaggcaaggggggggatAAGACCCACCAATCTACCCCAACTGGAGCAGGAGTGCTCCATACCTGCTCCCTAGCTGCGCTAAACATGGGCTCCTGGATGTCGGTGTACATCCGGCGCAGGGCGTTGTATCCTCCTGGGATGCTCTCTAGGTTACTCAAAGCTCGGTCCTGGTTCCGCATCATCTCCTGCATCATGGCGGGGTTGCGGGCCAATTCCATTGTCtgggggaaggagaagaattTGGGGAGATCAGGCCCATTTACACCACAAAAGATTCCAGTGGCTTGAACTATGGgtggcaccgcccccagcagtaccccactGTTCTACATCCaagcactgaaaaaaaataaGTCTCGACCTCCTGGGAGAAAAGCATAAAtaaacccattttacagacagagagTGGAAATCATTTGTCCAAGATAATGCACAGCAAGGGAAGAGAATCCAGGATCCTAGCCTCTCAAGTTCCCTGCTATCGCTGCTAAGCTACGATGCTTTCCATTTTTTACAACCTCAATTCAGCTGGTTAGGATCATGTAGTTTCTATGCAAGATCAAGTCACCTCTGCCCAAACGCCTGGTTAACACCCCCGGGATGGACTGCATTTGAAAATTGTCCAAGGGTTGACGAGAAAACGATTCCCTCACATTTCAGTAAAAATAAAACCATCTTGTAGCTCCAGACCTCCGACAGATCCTCCAGATCTCAGATAGGTTCTGCCTTTCTGGGGAAAGTCCAGCTCCAACTCAAAGAACCAAAGCACAGATCATTCACAAGACGATTTAGTCCAACTAACACACAGTGACAATTCACTGGGAGTTTGGGAAGCTAAGAATTGGTTAGCGTGGCCCAAGCAGGGGTAAGACTAGGAGTAACAGACTGAAATTGGGCATAGAAAACATCGGGCCGAATACCAAGAAACATTTGCCGACAATGAGATCTCTTCTTCTCCCAAGGGACATAATGGAAGTCTTGTCACTTGCTGTATTTAAAACTAGAGTTCTCATTGCTTCCTGGTGCTCCCGCCAgattccatctgttgtctcttgtctaatACTTAGATTGTCTTTTGATCTGTGCTTGTGCATCACCTAGTATCAGAGGGTTCTGATCCAGGACTGGGGCTtgtaggcactatggtaataaaaatacttaaaaataatgaaatgaacACACTGTAGAGAACAATCCTATACTGGCAGTGGGAGATGGACCATGAGATCTTTCTCTGCCATCTCTAATTCCTACGGAAAGCAACGCCTTTTGCTTCTGGTCCTGCAATAGAACACTCTAGATCCTTTTTGCCCCTATGCATGTGATCTATTCAGCAGCACTGACACGGGTAGAAGGATTGGAAGCACATGTGTGCATGACTGTGGTACACACAACATGCATGAGTTTACACACAGAccgctgtgtgtctgggcggaGCCTGCAGCAGGTAGATAAAAAAATCTGATCTCTGAATCAACTGGATCTGGACTCCACTCGCTCCCTTTACAGAACGGACACTGATGCTGAGGGAGCAAAGAGAAGCGAGAAGCTGGGGAGACCACGCTGATGATCTCAGAGGCAACTGAAACAGGCTCCCAGGTGTAAACTCTCTCACCCACCTGTCTCATGAGCTCGGGGTTGTTCAGCATGTGGCTTATCTCAGGGTTTCGTTCCATCAGTTGCTGCATTTGGGGATTGGCCATGATCATTTGTCTCATGAGGTCGGGGTTAGACATCATGTTCTGCACGAGGGGGTTCTCCATAATCTGCGAGAGCATCTCCGGGTTGGACATCAGCTGCCGTTGcatctgctgctggagctccatGAAATTGGCGGAGCCCATCCCGAGGCTGCCGAGCCCGGTGACGCCACCAAAGCCAGCTGGAGAGGGAACAAGACATGGAGAGAGATGCATGCCAGTTAGTGCAGTTATCTGCGACCGGAAAgaaagagggtgtgtgtgtgtgtggggggggggggggggggggggagggggggggagagtgaaAGAGTTTGGCTGAATTCTATCCACTGCAACCCAATGATACTTCATTGCTAATACCACCACCTTCCAGTTCTGTAATAGCCAGCTCTGACAGAAAGCTTTtctaaatggagatatcctatctcctagaactggaagggaccgtgaaaggtcatcgagtccagccccctgccttcactagcaggaccaagtactgattttgccccagatccctaagtggccccctcaaggactgaactcacaaccctgagtttagcaggccaatgctcaaaccactgagctatccctcccccccttcttatCCACAGAACTCCaggcgctttacaaaggagggcagtactattagctccattttacagatggggacactgaggcagtcagtggtgaagtgacttgcccaaggtcatccagcaagtGGCAGGCTCAAGAATAGGACCCCGAAGTCCTAACGCATGGCCCTcttgctttaaccactgggcaaCTCTCCCTTCACAGAACAGTCACCGGGATGCCAAGAAACCAAAGTTGTCACCTACAGAGGATGGATGCAGCATTGCTGGGTGCTCCATCTCCAGCACCTGCCGTGGTCCCTGCTCCGCTGCtccgcctgctgctgctcccagcatCAGAGAGGGCGCTGCTGGAGGTGGAAGGCTGAGGTGGCGCAGCGGGAGAGGAAGGGGTTGTAGTGGGGACGGcagtggcagcaggagcagcGGGGGCAGGGGTAGAAGCAGCCGCAGGATCTTGAACCCTACAAAAAAAACAGAAGGTCACACCTCGGGCTCAGTAATCTAAATAGCACCACCTGCAGCTCATAAGAGGAACTTCGCAATATCCATGTCAGATCAATGGGACATCTGCTCTGGATGCTTCCATCCAGCCCCTAGTGTGTtctttcaacccccccccccccccccaagctggtgACAAGGCATCTGCCATGATCTTCTACAACATCCTTGGCCAGTGTAATGGAGGCACTAGTCTTATTCTGAATGACGTCTAACCCCTTCTTGAATCATGCTAAGCTATTGGCCTCAATAATACCCTGCAGCAGAGTTCATTCCAAGCAGGAAAAGCCTCCTGCTGCCTCATTAGAAACCTCAGCAGGTTAAACCATGCTTACTACAATAATCATTTGCTTTTCTGTAATGCCTTCCATCTGTAGAGCCAACCTGAACTGGTAGCTTAGAACCAtgattttcccccccatgtttctctttttaaactCCCCTGGAGTGTTTACAACCCCAACATTATTGGGCTAGTGCATGAGAGGTTTCAACTGATAGTGGATTACAAACAAGCATAATTAACTCACCTTCATTCTCCAAGCTGGGCAAAAGTAAATACGTCACTGacgttgatttttaaaattatttcagattCACTAACTGAAGTCTTTATTgaggaaataatttgttttttagtATATGTATACTGAACTCTGGCAAGGTCGCTAATATTAAATAATCTCTAGTTTGTTTCCATTTTGGTTTAACAAGTCACAAACTTTAATGTTTAATATTACATTGTTTAGTTACCAGTGTTTTGATTGCTAAATAGACACAGTAAACTTACACTGTCGGATTTTCTCTTAAACCTACTATGCTGGTTAAAATCAA contains:
- the UBQLN4 gene encoding ubiquilin-4: MAELSGGGGGGPGPGGEGEAELGGSGPGGLLIRVTVKTPKDKEEIVIGDGASVREFKEEISRRFKAKQDQLVLIFAGKILKDGDTLNQHGIKDGLTVHLVIKTPQKVQDPAAASTPAPAAPAATAVPTTTPSSPAAPPQPSTSSSALSDAGSSSRRSSGAGTTAGAGDGAPSNAASILSGFGGVTGLGSLGMGSANFMELQQQMQRQLMSNPEMLSQIMENPLVQNMMSNPDLMRQMIMANPQMQQLMERNPEISHMLNNPELMRQTMELARNPAMMQEMMRNQDRALSNLESIPGGYNALRRMYTDIQEPMFSAAREQFGNNPFSSLAGNSDSSSSQPLRTENREPLPNPWSPTPPTSQAQVPSSEGSTGSTTTQSTPTVSNPFGISAANLGTGMFNSPEMQGLLQQISENPQLMQNMISAPYMRSMMQTLSQNPDFAAQMMVNVPLFAGNPQLQEQLRLQLPVFLQQMQNPDSLSILTNPRAMQALLQIQQGLQTLQTEAPGLVPSLGSFGMPRIPPPSVGGSTIPENPVSSTSTPASASPAGGSNPQQQLMQQMIQLLAGGNSQVQSPEVRFQQQLEQLNAMGFINREANLQALIATGGDINAAIERLLGSQPS